TCCATTAAACTCGCGTTTACTTAAATCGAAGTATTTGTACAGCCATTCTTTTACCATTTTCAGCACATTAATCAAACTCTGCTAATGTACTACTCATATTTAAGAATATTAATCTTATTTTTGAATTTGCTAACAAATTCATTATACAAACAATCTGGATGAAGATCATAACAACCAAAGAGTTCGCTAAAGCTACCAAAATAGATAAACTGGGCGTTCCAGGACTGGCGGCCTTACTAATGGAAGTAATGAAATTAAATGACATTAATAAAGTTTTCTCTCAAAACCAACATTTCAATGGCTTAGAGTTCGTAGACAAAATTCTGGAAACAATTGGGGTGTCAATCGATTTTGATCAAGACGATTTTAAAAATATACCTAAAACAGGCGGTTTTATCGCCATTGCCAACCATCCATATGGAGGTATTGAAGGACTGGCACTGGTTAAGTTACTGTGTACGGTAAGGCCGGAGGCAAAAGTTATGGTTAATTTTATCCTGAACAAAATCCCTAACCTCACTGAGTTCTTTGTTGCAGTTAATCCATTTGAGAATGTACAGCACTCATCCAGCATCAGCGGATTAAAAGCTACTTTTGACCTCCTAAAAGCTGGTACACCTGTCGGCATTTTCCCCGCAGGAGAGGTTTCAACTTTTAGTTTAGATAAACAAGAAATCACCGACCGGATCTGGCATCCTGTAGTTGGAAAACTCATTGCAAGAGCAAAGGTACCAGTAGTACCCATTTATTTTCATGGCAATAATGGCGTACTTTTTAATATCCTTAGTTTCATACACCCTACACTTCGTACCGCTAAGTTACCATCCGAATTCCTGAACAAACAAGGCCTTAAAATAAAAGTAAGAATCGGAAAACCCATCCATATTGAAGACATCTCGTACCGCAACAACACGAATAAATTACTGGACTTTCTTCGTGCCCGCACGTATGCCTTAGCTACAGGTCTGGAACAGGAAAAGAAACTGTTTAACCCCATTAGCCTTTTTAAGATTAAAAAAAAACCGGAAGCTGTTATCGCAGAAACATCACCTGAGCTTCTTGCCGAAGAGGTGGAACAACTGGAAAGCTTCAAGTACTGGTCTGAAAAAAACTATGAGGTATACATTACCCCAACAGCCAACATACCTAATATTTTAAGGGAAATCGGCCGGCTGCGTGAAATCACTTTCCGCGAAGTTGGTGAGGGTACAAATAAAAAAATAGACCTTGATAATTACGATATTTACTACCATCATCTTTTTATCTGGGATAAAGAAAAGCAAAACATAGTAGGCGCCTACCGTATAGGCAAAGGCGACGAAATCTTAAACACCATGGGCAGAAGAGGTTTTTACCTCTCAGAATTGTTTAAAATTAAAGAACCGTTTTATCCTATTTTAAGGCAGGGTATTGAGCTTGGCCGTTCCTGGATCAGGAAAGAGTATCAGCAAAAACCCTTACCACTTTTTTTACTGTGGAAAGGTATTTTAAAGTATTTACTAGATAATCCCCAGTATCGATATATGTTTGGGCCTGTAAGCATTAGCAATAATTTCTCTAAATTATCAAAATCGCTTATTGTAGATTACATAACGAAAAATCATTTTGATTATGACCTTGCTCACTATGTAAAGCCAAAAAACAAATTTAAAGCAGACCTTTCTCCTATAGATACCGATCTTCTTGTTGAAAGCAGTGAGTCACTGAAAGACCTGGATAGCCTTATTTCTGATATTGAGAACAACCATATTAAAATACCAGTGCTGTTAAGGCAATATATGAATTTAAATGCCAAAATCATCTGTTTCAATATAGACCCTAAATTTTCTGATTGTCTGGATGGATTTCTCGTTGTAGATACCAGGAACATTCCCGCTGAAATGCTGGAGAAAATTGGTAAGAACCTGTAAGATGAAATTTTAGCTAAAAAAATAAATGCCCAGGACATCCATCCTGGGCATTTTGTTTATCAACTAAACCTAAACTTTATAAATACTAACCAAATATTTATGCCACAAAAGTAAGGGCCTAAAATTAAGCCGGTGTTAAGTAATCATTACTGTTATCACGATCAATTTCGGGACATGATTTAATAAATCACAGATCAATCACACATCAATCGCACATAAATCACACATCAATGGCACATATTGTATGCGTTTGATGTGTGATTTATCTGTCTTCTAACTGCGATTAATCTGTGATTGTTTAAAACGTGGTAGGCTGCGGGTCATGATAAGATGAAAAACACTTTCTCTTGTTATGTGTTAAATGAAAAAACAGATCTTATGAAATTTAGAAAAGTTGACTCGTCATTGCCCGCGGTGGCGTTAATTACCGGCATTGCCGTTGGTGCAGTAATAAGTACATTGTTTACCCCACAAAGCGGAAGTAAAGCAAGAGGTTTTGTTTCAGATATTTTTACAGACCTGACAGGTATCTTTAAAAAGAGGAAATCGTTAGAGATAAAAGAGCATCTGGTAGATGATATTAGAAGCCATGTTAAAAAGACGGCAGATCATTTAACAGGAAGCCCGGAACTAGTCCAGGATCCTGTTAAACATACTTTAAAACAAACAGGCCCTAAATCAAGACAGTTGCCTTTAGAGCAGGTATAAATGAGCATTTAAATTAATTTATCTGGTGTAATAGGCAAATGCCTTACGCGTTTGCCTGTTGCATTATACACAGCATTAGCTACTGCCGGTGCAACACCTATTATGACCACCTCACCCAAGCCTTTAGAACCCATTGGATTTAGGTAGGGATCCTTTTGATTTACAAATATCATTTCCATTTGCGGAATGTCGGCATTAACAGGCACATGATAATCGCCAAAACTGGCATTAACCGTACGCCCGCTGCGGTCGTCAATTACAGCTTCTTCCATTAAAGCCATACCTATACCACCCACAATCCCACCCATCAACTGGCTTCTGGCTGTTTTCGGACTTACTACAGTACCGCAATCTACTACAGAAACCGCATTTTTTATTCGCACTACGCCCGTAAGTTCATGAACATGGGCTTCTATAAAGTGAACAGAATAAGAATAAAATGAGTATTTGTTCTTTTCATCACCTTGGGCTGCGCTACCTTCTACAATTAGTTCTGTTGCTCCAGATTCAAATAAAGAACTTAAGTTTACTTTGGTTGGTTTATCATAAGTATTTACCAGCAAACTGCCTTCAATTTTTACATTTTCTGGTAAGGCATTCATCCAATCTGGTTTTTGTTTGGCAGCACGTTTGGCAAGTTCCAACTTTAAATTTGTACATGCTGCCACAGTTGCAGATCCAACTGTAGCCAGTGAATTTGATCCTCCCTGCATTGGTGCTTTAGGAAAGCTGGAATTGCCCAGTTGGAAGGTGATTTTCTCTACTGGTAATCCAATATGCTCGGCTGCAATTGCAGTCATGGCAGTAGCGGTTCCCGGTCCAATATCGGCAATCGCTGATTGCAGCAGCAAAGAACCATCTGGATTTAAAATTGCTTTTACCGTAGCGGCACTCCTAAACGCTCCAAATGTACCCGTAGCCATTCCATATCCTATTTTCCACTCGCCCTCCTGCACACTGCCCGCTATAGGCCTGCGTTTATTCCAGCCTATCTTTTCCGCTCCTAAACGATAACATTCCTTCAGGTAATTGCTGGACCAGGGTAATTTTTTATCCGGATCTTCTGCAGCATAGTTAACTATCCGCAATTGTATCGGATCCAGATCCAATTGATAAGAAAGTTCATCCAATGCGCACTCCAGTGCAAAAGATCCCGTAGCCTCTCCGGGCCCGCGCATTGGTGCAGGCGTACTAACATTTAAAGGCACAATTCTGTATTTCGTATCAATATTTGGCACATCATACATCATCCGCGTCATTTGCAATACATTCTCCGTAAACTCTTCATACATGGAGGTTTTACCAAAAGATTCATGCGAAATACCCAGCAATTTGCCGTCCTTTGCAGCACCGATCGCAACTTTTTGTATAGTATGCGGCCGGTAGCCTACCATATACGACATCTGGTTTCGGTGCAAAACGAGTTTTACCGGCTTTTTAACCTTTTTAGCAGCTAAAATAGCGATAATCTCATGCGGCCACACGCGTAATGCTGATCCAAAAGCACCACCAACATAGGTAGCCAGTACTTTTACATTTTCTACAGGAAGCTGGAAAGATTTAGCAATGCTGGCTGCAGTTTGCTGTGAACCCTGAGTTTTATCTACTAAGGTCAATTTGTCTTCTGCTTCCCAATTTGCAATGATGGAATGTAATTCCATAGGATGATGAACTTCCGAAGGCTGAATATATTCTTCTTCCAGTTTAAATTCCGCATCCTTCCAGGCGGCCGCTTTACCCCGTACAAAATCTGCAGTAAAGGCTTTAGGATTTGCTTTCGCATTTTTTGGCGCTGTAGCCCTCGCCAGGTTCGCTTCCAGATTGCTGATATGGATTTCTTTTGCATAGGTAACTTCTACTAAGGATGCCGCATATTGTGCGCGTTCCAGTGTGTCTGCTATAACAACTGCTATAGGTTGACCATTAAAATAGATGTTTGCGTCGTTAAAAACTTTTAACTGTTTCTGAGTTTTACTTTGATCTGGTAGTTTATATTCCGGTACGCCGGGAGTATTCAAATGTGAAATCACAGCTATAACCCCCGGTGCCCATTCTGCCTTTTTAGTAGCTAAATTTTTAATCGTACCCTGTCCAATTGTACTTTCTACCAATACGGCATAAGTTAAGTCCGGCAATTGTATTTCGGCTGAATATTTTGCTGCACCTGTAACTTTGGCCCGGGCATCTACCCTGTCTATAGTCATTTTTTCCATGGTTATGCTTTTATTCCTGATGCTGTTTTTAAGGCCTGAAGAATTGAATTTGGGGCAAGTTTAAGTTTAAAAGCATTGTGTTGATACGCTTTTGCTCCCTCCATAGCTATTGCTGCGGCCATTTTAAAATTGGCAACTGAGGCTATTTTGCCTTTTAGTAACTGTTCTGCAGAAAGCAGACGCCATGGCTTGTGGGCCACCCCTCCCATCGCCAACCTTATATCTTTGATCACAGCGCCTTCCATTTCTAAAGCTACCGCTACTGAAACTAGTGCAAAAGCATAAGAAGTACGGTCGCGCACTTTCAGATAAGTAGTCTTACTAAGTTTATGATCTGGAATGCTGATTACAGTAATGATTTCTCTTTTGTCAAGCGTACTGTCAAGCTCGGGATTATTGCCTGGCAAGCGGTGAAAGTCTGCCATGTTAATTTTACGTTCTCCTTTTGGTCCGGTAACTACAATAATCGCATCAAGTGCTACTAAGGCCACGTTCATATCACTCGGATTAACCGCAATACAAGAATCGCTTGCACCAAAAATAGCATGCATCCTATTGTATCCTGCTAATGCACTGCAACCAGTACCTGGTGTTCTTTTATTACATGGGGCACTAGTATCGTAAAAATATGGACACCTTGTTCGCTGCAATAAGTTACCTCCCATGGTTGCTTTATTCCGCAATTGAGCGGAAGCCCCTGACAACATAGCCTGCGAAAGCAATGGCTGGTGCTGTAGTACAAGTGGATTCGCTGAAGCTATGCTGTTTCGCACTGTGCTACCAATGTGCAACATACCGTTACTTTTTACCACTTCATTATAAGGCAGCTGGTTGATGTCAATTAATCTGTCTGGTGCCATAACACCATATTTCATCAGGTCTATCAGGTTAGTACCACCTGCAAGAAGTTTGGCATTTGGCTTTTTAGCCAACTCCGCTAAAGCTGATGATGGATTATTAACCCTGCTGTATTGAAAATTGTTCATGACCTGCCCCCCTTTACTTCCTGTATAGCGTTCACTATATTCGCATAGGCACCACAACGGCAAATATTGCCGCTCATAAATTCTCTGATCTCCATTTCCGAATTGGCATGCCCTTCCTGTATACAGGCCACTGCAGACATGATTTGTCCCGGCGTGCAGTATCCGCATTGTAAGGCATCATGTTTAATAAATGCCTCTTGCATGGGATGCAATTTCCGGCCATCTGCAAGTCCTTCTATAGTCGTAATTTTGGCGCCTTCATGCATAACTGCTAAAGTAAGGCAGGAGTTTGTTCTTACGCCATCAATGTGCACTGTGCATGCACCACATTGTCCCTGATCGCAACCTTTTTTAGTACCCGTAAGTTTAAGTTTCTCCCTTAAAAGATCCAGTAAAGTGGTACATGGCTCTACCTTAAGCTGATAAGGCTGGCCATTAATTTGAAGGCTCAAAGGCATTTGTTCTATTGCATCCGAAAATTTTTCGTCAAGCCTTAGATCTGAGGCTTTCACTGCAGCAGCTGGCGTGAGTGCAATAGCAGTAATAACTGAGGACTTTTTAAGGAAATCACGCCGTGAACTGCCCTTCTTTGGATCTTCTACCAGGGATTTATTTTCTAACATAACGGAATAATTATAGAGGTTATAACCTCAAAATTGAGGCTTTTGTTTAACTAAGCCCCAATCGTCACATAGAAAATACTGCGTAGAATCAATCTATTGTTTCGCAGAAACAGTCTCAACCATCAACTTACCCTGACGGATAATCCCCTTAGCAATCCAGTAAGAGCCTAGTTGCAGCACAGCCACAATAATGATGGCATAACGCAATGCAATTTCATTGGAAAAGGCATAAGCCATCAGCAAAAATGTTCCGGCACCAGCTAATCTTCCTACATACAATCCTGCTTCATGATTTAGAAAATAAGCAAACTCATTGCGGTTTTCCTTTTTGCTCAGGA
The Pedobacter sp. MC2016-14 DNA segment above includes these coding regions:
- a CDS encoding lysophospholipid acyltransferase family protein; translated protein: MKIITTKEFAKATKIDKLGVPGLAALLMEVMKLNDINKVFSQNQHFNGLEFVDKILETIGVSIDFDQDDFKNIPKTGGFIAIANHPYGGIEGLALVKLLCTVRPEAKVMVNFILNKIPNLTEFFVAVNPFENVQHSSSISGLKATFDLLKAGTPVGIFPAGEVSTFSLDKQEITDRIWHPVVGKLIARAKVPVVPIYFHGNNGVLFNILSFIHPTLRTAKLPSEFLNKQGLKIKVRIGKPIHIEDISYRNNTNKLLDFLRARTYALATGLEQEKKLFNPISLFKIKKKPEAVIAETSPELLAEEVEQLESFKYWSEKNYEVYITPTANIPNILREIGRLREITFREVGEGTNKKIDLDNYDIYYHHLFIWDKEKQNIVGAYRIGKGDEILNTMGRRGFYLSELFKIKEPFYPILRQGIELGRSWIRKEYQQKPLPLFLLWKGILKYLLDNPQYRYMFGPVSISNNFSKLSKSLIVDYITKNHFDYDLAHYVKPKNKFKADLSPIDTDLLVESSESLKDLDSLISDIENNHIKIPVLLRQYMNLNAKIICFNIDPKFSDCLDGFLVVDTRNIPAEMLEKIGKNL
- a CDS encoding YtxH domain-containing protein, whose translation is MKFRKVDSSLPAVALITGIAVGAVISTLFTPQSGSKARGFVSDIFTDLTGIFKKRKSLEIKEHLVDDIRSHVKKTADHLTGSPELVQDPVKHTLKQTGPKSRQLPLEQV
- a CDS encoding xanthine dehydrogenase family protein molybdopterin-binding subunit; translated protein: MEKMTIDRVDARAKVTGAAKYSAEIQLPDLTYAVLVESTIGQGTIKNLATKKAEWAPGVIAVISHLNTPGVPEYKLPDQSKTQKQLKVFNDANIYFNGQPIAVVIADTLERAQYAASLVEVTYAKEIHISNLEANLARATAPKNAKANPKAFTADFVRGKAAAWKDAEFKLEEEYIQPSEVHHPMELHSIIANWEAEDKLTLVDKTQGSQQTAASIAKSFQLPVENVKVLATYVGGAFGSALRVWPHEIIAILAAKKVKKPVKLVLHRNQMSYMVGYRPHTIQKVAIGAAKDGKLLGISHESFGKTSMYEEFTENVLQMTRMMYDVPNIDTKYRIVPLNVSTPAPMRGPGEATGSFALECALDELSYQLDLDPIQLRIVNYAAEDPDKKLPWSSNYLKECYRLGAEKIGWNKRRPIAGSVQEGEWKIGYGMATGTFGAFRSAATVKAILNPDGSLLLQSAIADIGPGTATAMTAIAAEHIGLPVEKITFQLGNSSFPKAPMQGGSNSLATVGSATVAACTNLKLELAKRAAKQKPDWMNALPENVKIEGSLLVNTYDKPTKVNLSSLFESGATELIVEGSAAQGDEKNKYSFYSYSVHFIEAHVHELTGVVRIKNAVSVVDCGTVVSPKTARSQLMGGIVGGIGMALMEEAVIDDRSGRTVNASFGDYHVPVNADIPQMEMIFVNQKDPYLNPMGSKGLGEVVIIGVAPAVANAVYNATGKRVRHLPITPDKLI
- a CDS encoding xanthine dehydrogenase family protein subunit M, producing the protein MNNFQYSRVNNPSSALAELAKKPNAKLLAGGTNLIDLMKYGVMAPDRLIDINQLPYNEVVKSNGMLHIGSTVRNSIASANPLVLQHQPLLSQAMLSGASAQLRNKATMGGNLLQRTRCPYFYDTSAPCNKRTPGTGCSALAGYNRMHAIFGASDSCIAVNPSDMNVALVALDAIIVVTGPKGERKINMADFHRLPGNNPELDSTLDKREIITVISIPDHKLSKTTYLKVRDRTSYAFALVSVAVALEMEGAVIKDIRLAMGGVAHKPWRLLSAEQLLKGKIASVANFKMAAAIAMEGAKAYQHNAFKLKLAPNSILQALKTASGIKA
- a CDS encoding (2Fe-2S)-binding protein; the protein is MLENKSLVEDPKKGSSRRDFLKKSSVITAIALTPAAAVKASDLRLDEKFSDAIEQMPLSLQINGQPYQLKVEPCTTLLDLLREKLKLTGTKKGCDQGQCGACTVHIDGVRTNSCLTLAVMHEGAKITTIEGLADGRKLHPMQEAFIKHDALQCGYCTPGQIMSAVACIQEGHANSEMEIREFMSGNICRCGAYANIVNAIQEVKGGRS